DNA sequence from the Candoia aspera isolate rCanAsp1 chromosome 10, rCanAsp1.hap2, whole genome shotgun sequence genome:
GGGCATATGACCTGCTACCCCTCGTAACAGAGAGATTAATTCAGGGCTttgttcagaagaaaagaaaaagcatttctCTCTCTGATCTTGTCAAGAGCTTTGAATATCCTGCATTTTCACAGGAACTGGTCTGGTGGAGCCTATCATCAAGGGCTGCGGAGATTATCCCAAAGAAGAACGACTGTTAGCGTACAGCATAGGCAGCAAAATCAGCTATGTGGCGATCCGAATCTGTGAAGGCTCTAAGTGCAACAACAATTCTTTCCCAGGTGACCCTAGGCTTAAATATAGTTTCAATTGTCTCTGTTTTGAAGCTGACACAAATTTGGAGGGGATAGGACCCTCAATCCAAGGTTAATTCAAGTTGGCatgcaaaaagacaaaaaaaaaaccccagcaatTACAATTCCTTTTTCcaactttaaaatgcatggaTGCTTTGAGAATGAAGCTACTATATTTTTGGAGCAATCTGCAGGTCCAGCTTCCCTGCAGTTTCTACATAATTCAAGTATGTAAATTGCATTGATGCATtgcaggggaaggaaggaaggaaattgagaGATGGTATAGGAGaccaggagagagaaagaaagagaaagaatgggggggagggggggaggggggagggagggagggaaactgaGAGATGGTATAGGAGACaggggagagaaagaatgagaaggatggatggatggaaggggTTCTCCCAGGATAATGTTCTCCATTTCAGAATTTTTGACCAGGGAGCCCAACGGGTTGGAATGTTACAGCTGCCTGGAGGAAGGGAACGGTGAATGCAACACAGAGAACCTGCAACCGGCAGACTGCATGGGAACCATGGACCACTGCATGACTGTTTTAGGCAAGCCAAAACACAATGCAAGATTAGGGGAAATGCTGGGTGGCAGCTCAGTAGCTGCAGTTATTAGCCAGATCCCTGgccttcattcattctttcaaaacATTCGCTAAACCTTACAAAATATCTCTATAAATCAGGCATGTCTAAAGGGCCAggtgttaagaaaaaaaaaaatcaagatgtggttgtgactgtgcaatcaaaacTTCACCTCTTTTTTACAGGTGTCTCAACACTTGTAAAAAAGacatggggctttgatcatgggatcatggctgccatcttgaatctttttccactttcttttcctggaaggaTTTCCTTGCCTTTAATAACCCTGAAAGGCAGGCATATATTCAGCAGGGAAAGTCCATCCTACTTGTCTTTTCATTCTGGATGCAAATGCAATGATTACTAGTTACAAAACTCTTCATGAGTAGGGCAGTTTGGCTCTGAAAATCTGTTGCAAGGGTGCCAAGATAGGGGAGAAAACCATGTTAAAGAACCTGTGGCCCTCTATTTGTCGCTGGACATTACCACCCATCAGACCTACCTATGATGGCCAGCATTCAGAAGTTCATCAAATATTTGGAAGGCCCCAGATTCATCCCTCCTAGGAGGAACTATGGTTGTCAAATTCATCCTTTCAAGAGGATGTTGGATTAGAATGGCCCTTCATCTAATCCACTCCGACTTTTCCTGGTTCTTATAACAGGTACTTTAGCCCTTCTGGGGAAACTTAGCATTCATACGCATTCCCGTCCTGAAACAAGACTGTTCTTCGTTCTTTTGTTCTGATACAGATTATACCCACAACACCAGAATCCGAGCTGGATGTGCCAACCAGGAACTCTGCCAAGATACCACCTTCTATGGAGCTCTGATGCCCAAACTGCCAATCAGTTACATGATATGCTGCCAGAGTCCTTTCTGCAACGGAGACCCTGACCAGGGAGAAAGAAGTAGCACGAGAGTCTTTCTTAGCCTGCTGATGGTGCCATTGTTCATTGCTTTGAACTAGCTAACCGTCACCTCCCTCTAAACATCTCCTTGCTTATACCATGATTTGAACCACAACCAGAGGGGGCTGAAGCATGTAGATAAGGCAACACTGCTGAAGAGTTCAGCCTCTGGCTGAAGAGCCTGGCCACACAGTCCTGGATGAGGGTTTTCACACCTACATGAGATCTTTCTCCTTACGTTGATAAATTATCCAGAGGAGCAATTCCTACAGATGTGATAAAAGTAGATAatctttcagggggagatgggcagtggcaaaatttgataaataaataaaatgatgggcaAACCGTACCCAAAATGCTACTGCGAttatgatgacaatgatgatgataaacTGGACGAAAACTAGGATCCCTCTTTAGGATTGACTTCCCTGCCTTTTAATGTAGAAATGTTTCAATAGAGGGAGGGGGGATGGAAGAGGAAGCGGGTTAGGCAGGTTAAAATAGGTAACATAAAAAGTGGCCATAATGTCATGACCTAGCCAAATCATGAAAACTTACCGGAGTTTAGTCCctgtttaaattaaaacaaaaaacaaaaaaacaggaagatGACTACGATGTGAAAAGGTTGCTGAGTGCAGGCTTAGGGAGGATCAGATGAGAATATTTCATTGATCTGTTACACCTTTTAGGGTTCCCATAAGGACCAGaaaacgtagtaaaattcaactACATTTCTACAGTCTCATGATTGGCAGGCTGCCCCCCACTTTCCTTGGAGTTTTAAAACATCCATTAGGGGATTACAACAGACACCTCAGCTGGAATCTGATCTAAGATGAGTCACAGCAGAATTGCACATGACAATCCGGCCTCTTTTTTTGGAgagcaaaaaggaggaggaaataatcTTGGGTGGGAACAGAGATCCAAGCTGAAATATCCCCTGGTGAGGTTAGGCCGCTGACTGTTTCACTGATTTGTCGTGATGATTAAAGTGGAAATTGATAGACCACACTGTATGCTCTCAATTCCTTGGGGTTAAATTAAAATAAGATCAATGGATGAATAAAAAGCAAGAATAAAGAAGAGGAAAgctggaagagagaaagaaaagagtcaaTACTATAAGGGCAAAGGAGCAgacattaaatgtttttaaaatagacaTTGCGCGGAAAGTTGAAGCTGAAGAGAGCATGGTTTTCCAAGTGTGGTTTCTAAAGAAACCTATCAGAAAGTCCTCAATAAGAACAGTAATGGCAGACCAACTTCTTTGAAgggcatctattttttttcctcttcccctaAAGAGCACAGCTGGGGATAGCACTGGGCACATTTTGAGGTCCCATCTcaatccatggaggtggggaggaGATGCAGAACACAGCTGCTCCTGAGATCACCCACATatatggggaggggagagattcCCATGTGGACCACTTTAGAACATGGCTTTCTCCCGCCTTCTCAAAGACTTTGAGACACTTTCTTGATTTaatatgaagaataaaataaagttggGAGAGATTTCTAGCATTAACAGACTCCTTTGAGATTACCTTAAAAGGATCACCATGTCCCATCTGAGatgtttccacacacacac
Encoded proteins:
- the LOC134503529 gene encoding urokinase plasminogen activator surface receptor-like, whose protein sequence is MKAAPELIIILLALPATASGLTCHKCLGTRENCTSQEQICTENETVCMEETRATYGPMSETLKRGCATTQHCQLYFAVRRGFVSRSIYCCSEDLCNAVPYNVTYTAKRNGLECYTCIGSLGECRGTAIPTAQCRGRENRCVEIFRQWLPGTGLVEPIIKGCGDYPKEERLLAYSIGSKISYVAIRICEGSKCNNNSFPEFLTREPNGLECYSCLEEGNGECNTENLQPADCMGTMDHCMTVLDYTHNTRIRAGCANQELCQDTTFYGALMPKLPISYMICCQSPFCNGDPDQGERSSTRVFLSLLMVPLFIALN